atttttataagagataatatattttaattatatatattaactaatttttttttaaaaaatagattataaaaaagcataaaaaatataatttcattGAAATATCTAAATGAGGTAAGTAaggattaaaaataaaatattaaaatgagattattataattatatactataaattttaataattaattatataaaaatattaaaaatataatattaagatttaaattaaatataaaaaatattagtttttaCTGAACTTAAACTTGTAGCACAAGTATTTAGCTAGATTATTGAtaagaagaaaaaagggaaatTGCCAATGGGAATCCGCGTgatttgattttaatattattaaaaaaaatctgaGGTTTGACCGACGAAGAattctaataagaaaaattaaaaaaaaaaaaaattggtaaaCGCTCCTTTCTTCGTCTTCTTCGTCTTCTCCTCTGTAATTTGTTTGTTTCTGCGCTTCCTCAACACGATACAAGGGAAGAGAAAGCAAGTGATTTTTGTTTATATGTGTGAAATTGGAAGATAATACTATGAGTAGGCACTCAGTTGCAGGTGCTTCTCGCACCACCTTCTTCCAAAGGATCAAGGTTCGTTTTCCTTCATTAcgattgtttgatttttcttgattTCTTCATCAAAATCGATCAATCAATCAATATTTCTGTTGTTGTTGTTGCAGAATACATGCCTCAATTCATCTTTCcctgactcagggaaagggagaaGTAAATCCTCTGGCAAGAGGTTGTCTCATGGATTTCAGTTGGTGGAAGGAAAATCCGGCCATGATATGGAAGACTATCATGTTGCTGAGTATCGGAAAATCAAGAATCACGAGCTTGGATTATTTGCTATCTATGATGGTCATCTTGGGGATCGAGTGCCTAGTTATTTGAAAGACAATCTTCTCCGCAACATCCTTCAAGAGgtctattttcttttcctttttgttttcaaTTGCTTAATAACTTGATTTCACTTACTTCATCACGCTTCTCTGTTCACTCTTGGTTTCTTTGCAGCCCAACTTCTGGGATGACCCTAAAACCGCAATTAAGAATGCTTATAAAAAAACCGATAAGTTTATTTTGGAGAATTCTATGCAATTAGGCGCTGGTGGCTCTACTGCTGTTACTGCAATTGTCATTGATGGCAAGGACTTGTGGGTCGCCAATGTTGGCGATTCTAGAGCTGTTATCTGTGAGAGAGGCTGTGCCAATCAGCTTACCGTGGACCATGAGCCACATACCGAAAGGAAAAGGATTGAGAAGCAGGGTGGCTTTGTCACAACTCTTCCGGGTAATATACCTACCTCTGTTGTTGCTTGCTACTAGAATGCTCAGCTTTTAATTGGCTACTCAATAGCTGATAAAATCATTTCAGGAGATGTGCCTAGGGTTAATGGCCAACTTGCGGTTGCCCGAGCTTTTGGAGATCAAAGTCTTAAAGCACATTTAAGTTCGGAACCTGATGTAAGACATGTGCCCATAGACTCAACTATGGAGTTCGTTATATTGGCAAGTGATGGTTTGTGGAAGGTCAGTTGTACTATCTTACAGTCCCACATTGGCAGTGtataagaaaattaaagaagatatAAGTGTTGGCTGGACTGATGAAAGCATCTTGATCCTTCTAAGTCCATATTaatgacattttttttttaattatttaaagtcaaataaaagaaaaattcttAAAACACCTGCCTCAATCCTCACGAGAAAGGAAGATCCACACTCTCAAGTCTCAACTGGCATTCAGCAGCACTTtcaggtctctctctctctctgtccgtctttcatcttcttctttttcttcttcttcttcccctatACCTTGCTGCTGCTACGACCTgggaaacctttttttttttttttcttttcctctcCTCCTTCTCTAATGATGCTGTATGGGCATTATTCGCCtgggaaactttttttttttttttcccttttcctCTCCTTCTCTAatgcattcttcttcttcttccctattCTGTGCTGCACTATGTTTtgtgtacttttttttttttttttttttccttttcctctcCTTCTTATATAATTTTGCTGTATGGGTACTAGGTATGCAGTAGTCTTGTTAATTTTCTATTTtgttcagttttttttttaattttttttttattttaattattgatttgtttacttttttttttctttttattcttaaTATTTTGTTGTTAATTAGTTGGTCATTAGTTGTTTAAATTATATGGGTaatgttaatttgttaatttttttactttaactttgttaatttattaatttgttaTTATTCTTGTTACTTTAACTTGATATTCTTAttgattaattgtttaatttagaTGGGATTGTTAATTTGTTTACTTTCACTTTGTTAATTTGttcttatttttgttaatttaatttgatattcTTATTAATTAGTTGTTTAACTTTTATAGATATTGTTAATTTATTGTTTTTCTTATTACTTTAACTTGACATTCTTgttaattagttatttaatttattgtttaatttgTTAATATGTAAGAAGTACACAcacacagatatatatatatatatatatatatatatatataaggcgaTAGGGGCTTTATGGCCTTAGGCGAGAGGCGAGAGGCGAGAGGCGAGGCGTATAGGTAATTTAGACTATGGCGCCTCGCTTCAAAACGGCTTCGCCTCGCCTCTCGCCTCTCTCCTAAGGCCATAAAGCCCCCTATCGCCTTAGTGTCGCCTTTCGCCTTGATAACACTGAATTTCCCATAGGCTTCAATTGGATTAATGACTAGGCCAATTGGCTATATCCTTTTATAAGCCAGCATTAATAGCCTGTTAACCGCAAGAACCCATGGACTGCTTTTAAAGTTTTGGGTTGAGGCTAATTAACCACACTGAAGGCTTTACCCGAGTCTATGGCTACTCCATAAGTTGAAATGAGGTGGCTTAGTTATTTCACAATCATCTTCTCCAATGAGCTCTTCTTTGCGTTGATTCAAAATTAGTTTTATAATAGCAATTGCAATAGTCTTCAAGTGTACCATATGCTCTTGGCAGGTCTTGCTATAGGCCGAGATATCATTGAAAAAATGAACACAAATTGACGGAGATAAGCCTGAACAATTCGTTCATTATCACTTGGAATGTCGTTGGAGCATTTGTTAGCCCAAAAGACATGACTAAGAATTCATAGCAGTCAGAATGTGTTCAAAACATAGTTTTATGAATGTCTTCCTCTATCACTTGAATTTGATAATAGCTCGATCTCAAATCCATTTTCAAAAAGCACTTGGTATCGTTTAATAAATCCAACATTTTATTGATGATTGGAATAGAGTACGTGTTGGCAATTCAAaggaatataattgcctaaagaATAAGATGGATTTTAATAATCACTTAAAtaatttattgattaaaaagagaACGAACACTATCTCACAAATACAAAACGTTATGCTCACATGCCACAGCTCGTAAAAGCTTTTTTCTTAGCTCGTTGGAGCtaattacacacaattttcaaatGCTAGGACGAGATCCTTTATATAGCAAAATAAATGGCGGTTCAAAAGACAAAAGTTTTCTCCTATCTATATAATAATTTGTTGGTAATTCTACAAGGTTAAGAAATTCAACTTTGGTTATTCTTAACaaagaagaaaataagaaaaaaaatgatgGGCTGAGCCCAACATTCTTTGCTAACGACAAATATGGCTGGACACTTGCTTAGTATTCTCGTGCTAATGCGCAATGATTCCAACAAAAGTCAAGTTATGCTTTTGACTAAGTACAAGACTACTTGTTTCCTACAAATAGTTTACATGGTTAAGAAAACTAGCTAATTCTTAAGAAGGAAAAGCCAAGTTTAGTTTCTAGCATCTTTCGTTAAAAGGTTGATGTGGGCTCTGCCCATTGCTCTAATGATTCATGATAACTCAACGAATCGCACAGACATCATGCAGGTGatgtgtagaaagagatgattctccttaatttcaattaatctgtacatgggtatat
This is a stretch of genomic DNA from Hevea brasiliensis isolate MT/VB/25A 57/8 chromosome 12, ASM3005281v1, whole genome shotgun sequence. It encodes these proteins:
- the LOC110646688 gene encoding probable protein phosphatase 2C 44, whose product is MSRHSVAGASRTTFFQRIKNTCLNSSFPDSGKGRSKSSGKRLSHGFQLVEGKSGHDMEDYHVAEYRKIKNHELGLFAIYDGHLGDRVPSYLKDNLLRNILQEPNFWDDPKTAIKNAYKKTDKFILENSMQLGAGGSTAVTAIVIDGKDLWVANVGDSRAVICERGCANQLTVDHEPHTERKRIEKQGGFVTTLPGDVPRVNGQLAVARAFGDQSLKAHLSSEPDVRHVPIDSTMEFVILASDGLWKVMQNQEAVDLVKPIKDPQAAAKRLTTEALARKSKDDISCIVIRFG